The following is a genomic window from Moorella sp. Hama-1.
GCCGCCCTGCGCCGGGCCGGCCAGGAGGCCGAGCTGGCAGGAGGGGACTATATCCTGTTCATTATTACCCCGGGCGACGGGGAGGAAAAGATAGAAGCCCTGCTGGCAGCGTTACTCTCCTTGCCGCGGCCGGCCGGGCCGCCGGCCGGAGTAGTGGTATCCGGGAAGAAATTGGCGCCCCCCGCAGGGATACCGGAGGTGGCCCTGACACCCCGGGAGGCCTGGCTGGCTCCCCACCGGGAGTTGCCCTTAAAAGAAGCCGCCGGCAAGATCGCCGCCGAACTCATTGCCCCTTGCCCGCCGGGGATAGCCCTGGCCGTACCGGGAGAGGTCCTGACACCGGCAATCCTGGACCGGCTGCAGGCAGTACGCGGCCCCGCCGGCCGGGTACTGGTGATGGATGGATAAGGAGGAAACGCCATGTTGTGTGGGGCACGTATATGAGTAAAGGCCTGTTTATCACCCTGGAGGGGCCGGATGGTGCCGGCAAGACCACCCAGATGGACAACCTGGCGGCCTACCTGGGCCGGCGGGGCCTGGCCGTGGAACGTACCCGGGAACCGGGGGGTACCCGGCTGGCGGAAGCCATCCGCCGGCTGCTCCTGGAGCCGGACTACGGCCCGGTAGATCCCCGGGCGGAGATCCTCCTCTATGCCGCGGCCCGGGCCCAGCATGTCGCCGAACGGATTCGGCCGGCCCTGGCAGCGGGGAAGATCGTCCTCTGCGACCGCTTCGCGGATTCCACCCTGGCCTACCAGGGTTACGGGCGCCGGCTGGGGGCTGATCTGGTGGAGCAGATCAACAACCTGGCCACCGCCGACCTGAAGCCGGATTTAACCCTCCTCCTGGATGTCCCGGTGGAAATCGGCCTGGGGCGGCGACCGGGGGGTGCCGACAGGATGGAACAGGAAAACCTGGAGTTTCACCGCCGGGTGCGCCAGGGTTACCTGGACCTGGCCCGCCGCGAACCGGGGCGGGTCCGCCTTATCGATGGCACCCGTTCCCCGGAGGTCGTCTGGACAGAGATTAAGGGGATTTTGGATACCCTTCTTGCGCCCGCTGGAATGCCGGATTCCCGGCCGCCCTCCCGGAAGACGTGAACTGCTCTGGCTGTCGTTATTTGTCTGGCTACAGGATAATCTTTCTTATGGGGGGAAGGCCTTTTGCAGGTACACCAGCAGTTACGCCAGGCCCTCCAGGCCGGGAAACTCGCCCATGCCTATCTCCTGGCAGGCGGCGGGGCGGACGAGCGCCGCTCCCAGGCCCTTTATCTGGCGACGGCCCTGAACTGCAGCAATCTCCAGGAAGGCGAACCCTGTGGCCGCTGC
Proteins encoded in this region:
- the tmk gene encoding dTMP kinase, encoding MSKGLFITLEGPDGAGKTTQMDNLAAYLGRRGLAVERTREPGGTRLAEAIRRLLLEPDYGPVDPRAEILLYAAARAQHVAERIRPALAAGKIVLCDRFADSTLAYQGYGRRLGADLVEQINNLATADLKPDLTLLLDVPVEIGLGRRPGGADRMEQENLEFHRRVRQGYLDLARREPGRVRLIDGTRSPEVVWTEIKGILDTLLAPAGMPDSRPPSRKT